One stretch of Akkermansia sp. RCC_12PD DNA includes these proteins:
- the coaE gene encoding dephospho-CoA kinase (Dephospho-CoA kinase (CoaE) performs the final step in coenzyme A biosynthesis.), translated as MKTLVVTGGIAAGKSTAIRLLMEMGGPHLRLFDCDAETGRLLDSGLLKDALIRAFGPGSVDGAGRADRHFLRELVFRNPESRKVLEGLIHPLLHQECLAQMQAARQNAAVSGLVIDVPLFFETSARYHQDAVCVVAVSRETQKARLALRNGFREDMIEAILAAQHPIMEKVAKADFVIWNEGPPSLLRQQTQRFYQHFFHD; from the coding sequence ATGAAAACACTCGTCGTTACAGGCGGAATCGCCGCAGGCAAATCCACAGCCATCCGCCTGCTCATGGAAATGGGCGGTCCGCATCTGCGCCTGTTTGACTGTGATGCGGAAACAGGCAGGCTGCTGGACAGCGGTCTTCTGAAAGACGCCCTTATCCGGGCATTCGGCCCTGGCAGCGTGGACGGCGCGGGACGGGCGGACAGACATTTCCTGAGGGAGCTGGTCTTCCGCAATCCGGAAAGCAGAAAGGTTCTGGAAGGGCTTATTCATCCCCTGCTGCACCAAGAATGTCTTGCGCAAATGCAGGCGGCGCGGCAGAATGCGGCGGTAAGCGGGCTTGTCATCGACGTGCCGCTGTTTTTTGAAACATCGGCGCGCTACCATCAGGATGCCGTATGCGTGGTAGCTGTTTCCCGGGAAACGCAAAAGGCCCGCCTGGCCCTCAGGAACGGATTCCGCGAGGATATGATTGAGGCTATCCTGGCCGCACAGCATCCTATCATGGAAAAGGTGGCCAAAGCCGATTTCGTGATCTGGAACGAAGGCCCTCCATCCCTGCTCCGCCAGCAAACCCAAAGATTTTATCAACACTTTTTCCATGACTGA
- the rho gene encoding transcription termination factor Rho, with protein sequence MTEERENQPPPDKDTPQADSAQNASSPEQALPVLLPAPAEESAPDSPFLPESPQEEPESRPVLEQFDINELRRRPLNDLQEMAEALPIRNASSLTKSQLVFELGKQLLAKGHEVVVSGVMEQAKDNYAMLRDPVKSFRTSPDDIYLGGNLIKPLHLRVGQLIKVRLRKLRPHDKYLSASAVISVEGIPAEEYRAAQDFERLTPLFPKERLLLENKEVNSAAMRVLDLMTPFGKGQRGLIVAPPRGGKTVLLKTIARSIRANYPQVELIVLLLDERPEEVTDFEETVDAPVYASTFDEPSRRHAQVSDLVIERAKRLVEMGRDVVILLDSLTRLARGYNANQTGGRIMSGGLGSNALEKPRKFFSAARNVEEGGSLTIIATCLVDTESRMDEVIFEEFKGTGNLEIRLDRELSERRIYPAISLSQSGTRNDDRLYNEQEFVKIMQLRRQLAMKPGWEGLQALLQNISKTQNNAELLLTGLR encoded by the coding sequence ATGACTGAAGAACGCGAAAACCAGCCGCCCCCTGACAAAGACACTCCCCAGGCCGACTCCGCACAGAATGCCTCCTCTCCGGAACAGGCTCTTCCGGTCCTGCTCCCTGCCCCGGCGGAAGAGAGCGCCCCGGATTCGCCTTTCCTCCCGGAATCTCCGCAGGAGGAACCGGAATCCCGGCCCGTTCTGGAACAGTTCGACATCAACGAGTTGCGCCGCCGCCCCCTGAACGACCTCCAGGAAATGGCGGAAGCCCTTCCCATAAGGAACGCCTCCTCCCTCACCAAGTCACAGCTTGTTTTTGAACTTGGCAAGCAGCTTCTCGCCAAGGGCCATGAAGTAGTCGTCTCCGGCGTCATGGAACAGGCCAAGGACAATTACGCGATGTTGAGGGACCCGGTCAAAAGTTTCCGCACCTCCCCGGACGACATTTACCTGGGCGGCAACCTGATCAAGCCCCTGCATCTGCGCGTGGGCCAGTTGATCAAGGTCAGGCTGCGCAAGCTGAGGCCCCATGACAAATACCTCTCCGCCTCCGCCGTCATCAGCGTGGAAGGCATTCCCGCGGAAGAATACAGGGCGGCCCAGGATTTTGAACGACTCACCCCCCTCTTCCCCAAGGAGCGCCTGCTGCTGGAAAACAAGGAGGTCAATTCCGCGGCCATGCGCGTGCTGGACCTGATGACACCCTTCGGCAAGGGGCAGCGCGGACTCATCGTGGCGCCTCCCCGCGGCGGCAAGACCGTTCTCCTGAAAACGATCGCGCGCTCCATCAGGGCCAACTATCCCCAGGTGGAACTGATCGTTCTTCTTCTGGACGAACGCCCGGAGGAAGTGACCGATTTTGAAGAGACCGTGGACGCCCCGGTCTATGCCTCCACCTTTGACGAACCTTCCCGCCGCCATGCCCAGGTCTCCGACCTCGTCATTGAACGCGCCAAGCGTCTGGTGGAAATGGGCCGGGACGTCGTCATCCTGCTGGACTCCCTGACCCGCCTGGCACGCGGCTACAATGCCAATCAGACGGGCGGCCGCATCATGTCCGGCGGCCTCGGCTCCAATGCCCTGGAAAAGCCCCGCAAGTTTTTTTCCGCCGCGCGCAATGTGGAGGAAGGCGGCAGCCTGACCATCATCGCCACCTGCCTGGTGGACACGGAATCCCGGATGGATGAAGTGATCTTCGAGGAATTCAAGGGTACGGGCAATCTGGAAATCCGCCTGGACAGGGAACTTTCCGAACGGCGCATTTATCCGGCCATTTCCCTTTCCCAAAGCGGCACCCGCAATGACGACAGGCTGTATAACGAACAGGAGTTCGTCAAAATCATGCAGCTCCGTCGCCAGCTTGCCATGAAGCCCGGCTGGGAAGGCCTTCAGGCCCTGCTGCAAAATATTTCCAAAACCCAGAACAACGCGGAGCTGCTTCTGACCGGCCTGCGTTAA
- a CDS encoding heavy metal translocating P-type ATPase produces the protein MSKEHSHEHAFEEMSCGTGCCCSGGSCGTEGAIRPVPAVLGIALFAAALVAGGDTWFGLAAYAGAYLLIGWDVLKTAFIGLRHGRAMDENFLMSIASLGAMFLGDYSEAVGVMLFYRVGEYLQERAVGSSRRSVRELMKLRPDAVHVREDGAVRDVPPSDVKPGTLIEVRAGERIPLDGVIVGGRSVLDTSAMTGESLPVEAGEGTAVMAGYINGQGVLYVRTDRDWKHSALARVQELVEAASGNKSRMEGRLSRFSRIYTPLVIAIAVLVFLCYPFVTGGSWGDGLFRALVLLVISCPCALVLSVPLGFFAGIGRAARNGILVKGSSYLDALRKVKTVVFDKTGTLTEGAFAVDEVLPCAGVSPESLLYWAAHAESAASHPLGRSIVKAYGGALFPERVADMVEVTGGGVSARVEGRSVLAGKKAFLKDAGVAVDDLEERGATIYVAMDGVLLGRLRMSDQVKPGAALAVRELRDLGVNRLVMLTGDSSSAGREVGDRLGLDEVFSGLMPTEKLEHIQELKGVNGLVAFVGDGMNDAPSLAGADIGIAMGGVGSDAALQAADVVLMKGDPAAVPEAIRLSMATERIIVQNIVMILGIKVLVMVLGILGLAGMWAAVMADVGVCLLAVGNSMRIFRVKTRQGKK, from the coding sequence ATGAGCAAGGAACATTCCCACGAACACGCTTTTGAAGAAATGTCCTGCGGGACCGGGTGTTGCTGCTCCGGAGGTTCCTGCGGAACGGAAGGGGCAATTAGGCCCGTACCCGCCGTCCTGGGGATAGCCCTGTTTGCCGCGGCTCTGGTGGCGGGGGGCGATACCTGGTTCGGTTTGGCGGCTTATGCGGGGGCCTATCTGCTGATCGGGTGGGATGTCTTGAAAACGGCTTTTATCGGACTGAGGCACGGGCGCGCCATGGATGAAAACTTCCTGATGAGCATCGCTTCCCTGGGAGCCATGTTCCTGGGGGATTATTCCGAGGCGGTGGGGGTAATGCTTTTTTACCGGGTGGGGGAATACCTCCAGGAACGCGCCGTAGGGAGTTCCCGCCGTTCCGTAAGGGAACTGATGAAATTGAGGCCGGATGCGGTACATGTAAGGGAGGACGGCGCCGTCCGGGACGTTCCTCCGTCTGACGTGAAGCCGGGCACCCTGATTGAAGTGAGGGCCGGGGAGCGCATCCCTCTGGACGGAGTGATCGTGGGCGGCCGTTCCGTGCTGGACACTTCCGCCATGACCGGGGAATCCCTGCCGGTGGAGGCGGGGGAGGGAACCGCCGTCATGGCCGGATACATCAACGGCCAGGGCGTACTGTATGTGCGCACGGACCGTGACTGGAAACACTCCGCCCTGGCGCGGGTGCAGGAACTGGTGGAAGCCGCTTCCGGCAATAAATCCCGCATGGAGGGAAGGCTGAGCAGGTTCTCCCGCATTTATACGCCGCTGGTTATCGCCATTGCCGTTCTGGTGTTTCTGTGCTACCCCTTTGTGACTGGCGGAAGCTGGGGAGACGGCCTTTTCCGCGCCCTGGTGCTGCTGGTGATTTCCTGCCCGTGCGCCCTGGTGCTGTCCGTCCCCCTGGGTTTCTTTGCCGGGATAGGCCGGGCGGCGCGCAACGGAATCCTGGTGAAGGGCAGCAGCTATCTGGATGCGCTACGCAAGGTGAAGACCGTGGTGTTTGACAAAACGGGGACGCTGACGGAAGGCGCGTTTGCCGTGGATGAAGTTCTGCCGTGCGCCGGGGTATCCCCGGAAAGCCTGCTGTACTGGGCGGCCCACGCGGAAAGCGCCGCTTCCCATCCCTTGGGCCGTTCCATTGTGAAAGCGTATGGAGGCGCCCTGTTTCCGGAGCGTGTGGCGGATATGGTGGAAGTGACGGGCGGAGGCGTTTCCGCCCGGGTGGAGGGCAGGTCCGTTCTGGCGGGCAAGAAGGCATTTTTAAAGGATGCCGGTGTGGCGGTCGATGACCTGGAGGAACGCGGTGCAACGATTTACGTGGCCATGGACGGAGTGCTGCTGGGGCGTCTGCGCATGTCCGACCAGGTGAAGCCCGGAGCGGCCCTGGCCGTCAGGGAATTGAGGGATTTGGGCGTAAACAGGCTGGTCATGCTGACGGGGGATTCTTCCTCCGCCGGCAGGGAAGTGGGGGACAGGCTGGGACTGGATGAAGTATTCAGCGGCCTGATGCCGACGGAGAAACTGGAACATATCCAGGAATTGAAAGGCGTAAACGGACTGGTAGCCTTTGTGGGGGACGGCATGAATGACGCGCCGTCCCTGGCCGGGGCGGACATAGGCATTGCCATGGGTGGCGTGGGATCGGATGCCGCTCTTCAGGCGGCGGACGTGGTGCTGATGAAAGGTGATCCCGCGGCCGTCCCGGAAGCCATCCGCCTTTCCATGGCAACAGAGCGCATCATTGTCCAGAACATCGTCATGATTCTGGGAATCAAGGTATTGGTCATGGTTCTCGGCATTTTGGGGCTGGCCGGCATGTGGGCTGCCGTGATGGCGGACGTGGGCGTTTGCCTGCTTGCCGTCGGCAACTCCATGCGCATTTTCCGCGTAAAAACCCGGCAGGGGAAGAAATAA
- a CDS encoding ROK family protein translates to MSFSEPCALAVDFGGTSIKMGVTAGDRILATADRIPTTMFESPQAIIDAMVATALVLREQFPTACVMGMGMPGWCDYYKGVLYQLTNVKVWDHEIPVKEMMERAVGLPVVLDNDANCMAYAEWKLGAGRGMSSLVCLTMGTGIGGGIVLQDRILRGRRFSAAEVGQTSIHYQGKTGPFGNRGAIEEYIGNNELAAEAVRRYTGAGIDKTVDECTPRDLDVAARAGCPVALQLWEDTAEILACLIMNLMYTLVPDAFIIGGGVAKAGDLLMKPLMAKLRAQMFPLLMEDLVILPARFGSEAGLLGAGAMAMDEFMGHGVLERFKRK, encoded by the coding sequence ATGAGCTTTTCAGAACCCTGCGCACTGGCCGTGGACTTCGGCGGCACCAGCATCAAGATGGGCGTTACGGCGGGCGACCGCATTCTGGCAACTGCCGACCGCATTCCGACAACCATGTTTGAAAGTCCCCAGGCAATCATTGACGCCATGGTAGCGACGGCACTGGTCCTGCGCGAGCAATTCCCAACCGCCTGCGTGATGGGGATGGGCATGCCGGGATGGTGCGATTATTACAAGGGGGTGCTCTACCAGCTTACCAATGTGAAGGTGTGGGACCATGAGATCCCTGTCAAGGAAATGATGGAACGCGCGGTGGGGCTTCCCGTCGTGCTGGACAACGACGCCAACTGCATGGCCTATGCGGAATGGAAGCTGGGGGCCGGCCGCGGCATGTCCAGCCTGGTGTGCCTCACCATGGGAACGGGCATAGGAGGGGGGATCGTGTTGCAGGACCGCATTCTGCGGGGCAGGCGGTTTTCCGCGGCGGAGGTCGGGCAGACGAGCATCCATTACCAGGGGAAGACGGGTCCCTTCGGCAACCGCGGCGCCATTGAGGAATACATCGGCAACAATGAACTGGCGGCGGAGGCCGTCCGACGGTACACGGGGGCGGGCATTGACAAAACAGTGGACGAGTGCACCCCGCGGGACCTCGACGTCGCCGCCCGCGCCGGGTGTCCCGTGGCCCTGCAATTGTGGGAGGATACCGCGGAAATACTGGCCTGCCTGATCATGAACCTGATGTACACGCTGGTGCCGGACGCCTTCATCATTGGCGGTGGCGTGGCCAAGGCCGGGGACTTGCTGATGAAGCCTCTGATGGCTAAGCTCAGGGCGCAGATGTTTCCGCTATTGATGGAGGACCTGGTGATCCTGCCTGCACGGTTTGGCTCGGAAGCCGGGTTGCTGGGAGCCGGAGCCATGGCCATGGATGAATTCATGGGGCATGGCGTTCTGGAAAGGTTTAAGCGGAAATAA
- the tadA gene encoding tRNA adenosine(34) deaminase TadA: protein MIKAAMMEMPGSDEWFMRQAMKEARKALARGEVPIGAVVVRDGHVIARGWNQVETLKDATAHAEMIALTAAQEALGDWRLEGCTLYVTKEPCPMCAGAIVHCRPDRVVFGCPDAKTGAAGGWINLLDSNPPLNHRCEVQSGVLGEECLYHLQQFFREARLLAREKRKQAGELPPSPQEDGGKAPE, encoded by the coding sequence ATGATAAAGGCCGCAATGATGGAAATGCCCGGTTCGGACGAGTGGTTCATGCGCCAAGCGATGAAGGAAGCCAGAAAAGCCTTGGCCAGGGGGGAAGTGCCCATCGGGGCCGTCGTGGTCAGGGACGGCCATGTGATCGCCCGCGGCTGGAACCAGGTGGAAACGCTGAAGGACGCCACGGCGCATGCGGAAATGATCGCCCTGACGGCCGCCCAGGAAGCCCTTGGGGACTGGCGGCTGGAAGGCTGCACCCTGTACGTCACGAAAGAGCCGTGCCCCATGTGCGCAGGAGCCATCGTGCACTGCCGCCCGGACCGCGTGGTATTCGGCTGTCCGGACGCCAAGACGGGAGCCGCCGGAGGGTGGATCAACCTCCTGGACTCCAATCCCCCCCTCAACCACAGGTGCGAGGTGCAGTCCGGAGTGCTGGGGGAGGAATGCCTGTACCATCTGCAGCAATTTTTCCGGGAGGCCCGCCTGCTGGCCAGGGAGAAAAGGAAACAGGCCGGAGAACTTCCCCCCTCCCCGCAGGAGGATGGCGGGAAAGCCCCCGAATAA
- the lipA gene encoding lipoyl synthase — MEPRYDNETTGDTERKPSWIKVRLPNGREFWDVKQLVEGKNLFTVCEEAHCPNRYECWNQGTATFMIAGERCTRACAYCAVKTAKPFPLDPEEPRHVADAVVHMKLRHAVITMVTRDDLPDGAAAHFAQVIRAVRKASPSTIIEVLASDLNEKTSSIQTLMAARPHIFGHNLETVERLTPIVRFRAQYRRSLRVLKMALDCVNGKVATKSGIMLGLGETEDEVFQSMDDLLEHGVTVLTLGQYLRPTRNHLPVVRYIHPDDFARYEEIARAKGFRHVASGPLVRSSYHAANFKPEADVLEAINEDLRKAGEL; from the coding sequence ATGGAACCCCGGTACGACAACGAAACTACGGGCGACACGGAACGCAAGCCCTCCTGGATCAAGGTACGCCTTCCCAACGGCAGGGAATTCTGGGACGTCAAGCAGCTTGTGGAAGGCAAAAACCTGTTTACCGTCTGCGAGGAAGCCCATTGCCCCAACCGTTACGAATGCTGGAACCAGGGCACGGCCACGTTCATGATCGCCGGGGAGCGCTGCACGCGCGCCTGCGCCTACTGCGCCGTCAAGACGGCCAAACCTTTCCCCCTTGATCCGGAAGAACCCCGCCACGTGGCGGACGCCGTCGTGCATATGAAGCTGCGCCACGCCGTCATCACCATGGTGACCCGGGACGACCTGCCGGACGGTGCGGCCGCCCATTTCGCCCAGGTCATCCGCGCTGTCAGAAAGGCCAGCCCGTCCACCATCATTGAAGTTCTGGCGTCAGACCTGAATGAAAAGACATCCTCCATCCAGACACTGATGGCTGCGCGTCCGCATATCTTCGGCCACAATCTGGAAACGGTGGAACGCCTCACCCCCATTGTGCGTTTCCGCGCCCAGTACCGCCGCTCCCTGCGCGTACTGAAGATGGCCCTGGACTGTGTAAACGGAAAAGTAGCGACCAAGAGCGGCATCATGCTGGGTCTGGGAGAAACGGAGGACGAAGTGTTCCAGTCCATGGATGATCTGCTGGAGCACGGCGTTACGGTACTGACCCTGGGCCAGTACCTGCGGCCCACACGCAATCACCTGCCGGTGGTCAGGTACATCCATCCGGACGACTTCGCACGGTATGAGGAAATAGCCCGTGCCAAAGGATTCAGGCATGTGGCGTCCGGTCCGCTTGTCCGCAGTTCCTACCACGCCGCCAATTTCAAGCCGGAGGCGGACGTCCTGGAAGCCATCAACGAAGATTTGAGAAAGGCGGGAGAACTTTAG
- a CDS encoding cytochrome c peroxidase, producing the protein MSKTRSFLQAGAILGGTVIVTAAVAPLFLPNQNTKDLTSAEAAEITAHTMDTKCADCHKPGTEVPGLVNTLSGGLLARHMRDGQRSYNMEEPPSAVTLSKLEHVLQTGSMPPTSYTMVHWGSTLTPLEKAAMQKWIRDERLKIFGDMVGAEYAISPIAPIPDKLPADPAKVELGYKLFHDVRLSTDNTVSCATCHSLEKGGTDNLATSTGVRGQKGGINAPTVFNAAFHTKQFWDGRAANLQEQAGGPPLNPVEMGYEHPDDWNKIAAKLNADTAFAAEFKKVYPQGFTGETITNAIAEYEKTLITPNSPFDRYLKGDENAISENAKKGYRLFLKLGCQTCHTGPAMGGQSFEYADLKGDFFSGRAKTNDDNGLMNFTKKETDKHRFRVPTLRNVELTWPYMHDASAQTLEEAITKMYHYQLGYDKLDKNEVRLLVAFLKTLTGEYQGKPVQGEVCPAP; encoded by the coding sequence ATGAGCAAAACACGTTCCTTCCTCCAGGCCGGAGCCATTCTGGGCGGCACCGTCATCGTGACGGCCGCCGTCGCACCGCTGTTCCTGCCCAATCAGAACACGAAAGATTTGACGTCCGCCGAGGCGGCGGAAATTACCGCACATACCATGGATACCAAGTGTGCGGACTGTCACAAGCCCGGGACCGAGGTTCCTGGACTGGTGAATACCCTTTCCGGCGGCCTTCTCGCCCGCCACATGAGGGACGGCCAACGCAGCTACAACATGGAGGAACCGCCCTCCGCCGTCACCCTCTCCAAACTGGAGCATGTGCTCCAGACCGGCTCCATGCCCCCCACCTCCTACACCATGGTTCACTGGGGCAGCACGCTCACCCCCCTGGAAAAAGCGGCCATGCAGAAATGGATCAGGGACGAGCGCCTGAAGATCTTCGGCGACATGGTGGGCGCGGAATACGCCATTTCCCCCATCGCGCCCATTCCGGACAAGTTGCCCGCGGACCCGGCCAAGGTGGAACTGGGCTACAAGCTGTTTCATGACGTGCGGCTCTCCACGGACAACACCGTTTCCTGCGCGACCTGCCATTCCCTGGAAAAGGGCGGCACGGATAACCTGGCCACTTCCACAGGCGTACGCGGCCAGAAGGGCGGCATCAACGCTCCCACAGTCTTTAACGCCGCCTTCCACACCAAGCAGTTCTGGGACGGCCGCGCCGCCAACCTCCAGGAACAGGCCGGCGGCCCTCCCCTGAATCCCGTGGAAATGGGATACGAACATCCGGACGACTGGAACAAGATCGCCGCCAAGCTGAATGCGGACACCGCCTTTGCTGCGGAGTTCAAGAAGGTTTACCCCCAGGGCTTCACTGGGGAAACCATCACCAACGCCATTGCAGAGTATGAAAAAACTCTCATTACGCCGAACAGCCCATTCGACCGTTATTTGAAGGGTGATGAAAACGCCATCAGCGAGAACGCCAAGAAGGGCTACCGCCTGTTCCTCAAGCTCGGCTGCCAGACGTGTCATACCGGCCCCGCCATGGGCGGCCAGTCCTTTGAATACGCCGATCTCAAGGGTGACTTCTTCAGCGGACGCGCCAAGACCAACGACGACAACGGCCTGATGAACTTTACCAAGAAGGAAACGGACAAGCACAGATTCCGCGTTCCCACCCTCCGCAACGTGGAGCTCACCTGGCCCTACATGCACGATGCTTCCGCGCAGACGCTGGAAGAAGCCATCACCAAAATGTACCACTACCAGCTTGGCTACGACAAACTGGACAAAAACGAAGTGCGGCTACTGGTAGCCTTTCTGAAAACCCTGACGGGCGAATACCAGGGCAAGCCCGTACAGGGTGAGGTCTGTCCTGCTCCATAA
- a CDS encoding FeoA family protein — MPLSMLNIGDIRHVNKIHGKDDTRHFLESLGFVAGTTVSVVSECDGNLIVNIKESRIALSKLLASKIFVS; from the coding sequence ATGCCACTCTCCATGCTCAATATCGGCGATATTCGCCACGTCAACAAGATTCACGGCAAGGACGACACCAGGCACTTTCTGGAAAGCCTGGGGTTCGTAGCCGGTACTACGGTCTCCGTCGTCTCCGAATGCGACGGGAACCTGATCGTCAACATCAAGGAATCCAGGATAGCGCTCAGCAAGTTGCTTGCCAGCAAGATTTTCGTCTCCTGA
- a CDS encoding FeoA family protein has protein sequence MTTQRTLRDAAIGDTVTVSKLSGAGPIKRRIMDMGVTKGTQLFIRKVAPLGDPIEVTVRGYELSIRKSEAENIHIS, from the coding sequence ATGACAACGCAACGTACATTACGGGATGCAGCCATCGGGGATACGGTCACCGTCAGCAAGCTGTCAGGGGCAGGCCCCATCAAAAGACGCATCATGGATATGGGAGTAACCAAAGGCACGCAACTCTTTATCCGCAAAGTGGCGCCTCTGGGAGACCCCATTGAAGTCACCGTCCGAGGCTACGAACTTTCCATCCGCAAATCGGAAGCCGAAAACATCCACATCAGCTAA
- a CDS encoding FeoB-associated Cys-rich membrane protein, whose amino-acid sequence MATYIIGTLIFLAFCYAIYRTFFSKGKSCCGNCSGCCQPGPPSSEGETGNKHSCHCGGHHNHH is encoded by the coding sequence ATGGCTACATATATCATTGGAACCCTGATTTTCCTGGCATTCTGCTACGCCATTTACCGCACTTTTTTCTCCAAGGGGAAATCCTGTTGCGGCAACTGCTCCGGCTGCTGCCAGCCAGGCCCCCCCTCCTCTGAAGGGGAAACCGGCAACAAGCATTCCTGCCATTGCGGCGGTCATCACAACCACCATTAA
- a CDS encoding carbohydrate porin yields the protein MKKSYMIPALFACSGLCMAGTASVATPAAAPAVEEAEGKGAILDDIDLFGDEYGDESTPIPNDALTRALTDLHKGAYEKARFQFLLEQAFLYTRGHHAAPNDETSGSSQSWYKLHAQAGLQLFKSGRHQGTWIKSELSGSVALNRHTHRTTLDDSWGASGPANCDVFEDGYFYLPELLISQGFLDGQLVIMGGMINQTNYFDANTYANTTFGQFGGAPFVNNQVLPLGDSNFGFVGQYQFNDNWFVQIGGNMMDNEPRRNPFHNTTGKSFNLLGEIGWTHEKAFGIGTGTYRLQPFMFHANGKNHGGVAFNLEQDLGSSPFALFARAGWSSAESGNICGAEAQASAGVVFKKPLEVMTGMKEADGNFFGIGFSVSKPDSDTLAETRPGHDREMILECTYSFSITPYCLIQPSYQYVKNPSGRDDVNSANIFSVQCVITF from the coding sequence ATGAAGAAAAGCTACATGATACCCGCCCTGTTTGCCTGCTCCGGCTTGTGCATGGCCGGTACGGCATCCGTAGCCACTCCCGCCGCTGCTCCGGCTGTGGAGGAGGCTGAAGGCAAAGGGGCCATTCTGGACGACATCGATCTGTTCGGGGATGAGTACGGCGACGAAAGCACGCCCATTCCGAACGATGCGCTTACCCGCGCCCTCACGGATCTGCACAAGGGAGCTTATGAGAAAGCCAGGTTCCAGTTTCTGCTGGAACAGGCGTTTCTGTATACCAGAGGCCATCACGCTGCGCCGAATGACGAGACTTCCGGTTCCAGCCAGAGCTGGTACAAGCTGCACGCCCAGGCCGGGCTGCAATTGTTCAAGTCCGGCCGCCACCAGGGCACCTGGATCAAGAGCGAGCTTTCCGGTTCCGTGGCTCTCAACAGGCATACCCACCGCACCACCCTGGACGATTCCTGGGGAGCGAGCGGCCCCGCCAATTGCGACGTTTTTGAAGACGGGTATTTCTATCTTCCGGAATTGCTCATTTCCCAGGGTTTTCTGGACGGCCAGCTCGTCATCATGGGCGGCATGATCAACCAGACCAACTACTTTGACGCCAATACATATGCCAATACCACGTTTGGCCAGTTCGGCGGGGCTCCCTTCGTCAACAACCAGGTGCTTCCGCTGGGCGACTCCAACTTCGGTTTTGTGGGCCAGTACCAGTTCAATGACAACTGGTTTGTCCAGATAGGCGGCAACATGATGGACAATGAGCCGCGGCGTAACCCCTTCCACAACACGACGGGGAAATCCTTCAACCTGCTTGGTGAAATCGGCTGGACGCATGAAAAGGCCTTCGGCATCGGCACCGGCACTTATCGTTTGCAGCCCTTCATGTTCCACGCGAATGGCAAGAATCACGGTGGCGTGGCGTTCAACCTGGAACAGGACCTGGGCAGCAGCCCGTTCGCCCTGTTTGCCCGAGCCGGGTGGAGCAGTGCGGAATCAGGCAACATCTGCGGGGCGGAAGCCCAGGCTTCCGCCGGGGTAGTGTTCAAGAAGCCTCTTGAAGTCATGACCGGCATGAAAGAGGCGGACGGCAACTTCTTCGGAATCGGTTTTTCCGTAAGCAAGCCGGATTCCGATACGCTTGCGGAAACGCGTCCGGGGCACGACCGGGAAATGATTCTGGAATGCACTTACAGCTTTTCCATCACACCGTACTGCCTGATCCAGCCCTCCTACCAGTACGTGAAGAATCCCTCCGGGCGGGATGACGTCAATTCCGCCAATATATTTTCCGTTCAGTGTGTAATTACCTTCTAG
- a CDS encoding metal-dependent transcriptional regulator, whose amino-acid sequence MMNKKNGFPELSNSLEDYIEAVRNIELEKGCATVGEIAEALNVKKPSVSLAMKQLKERGLVEYTQYSPIVLTKSGRHEADRVISCHTIVKEFLMTVLHMKEPRADEVACGIEHIMSLEEISRFQLLTDHVRKY is encoded by the coding sequence ATGATGAATAAAAAAAATGGATTTCCCGAATTGAGCAACAGCTTGGAAGACTATATTGAAGCCGTGCGCAACATTGAACTGGAAAAAGGATGCGCCACCGTTGGGGAGATTGCGGAGGCCCTGAACGTGAAAAAGCCGTCCGTCTCTCTGGCCATGAAGCAGTTGAAGGAACGTGGACTGGTGGAATATACACAGTATTCTCCCATTGTTTTGACCAAATCCGGCCGCCATGAAGCCGACCGCGTAATCTCCTGCCATACCATAGTCAAGGAATTTCTGATGACGGTGTTGCATATGAAAGAACCGCGTGCGGATGAAGTGGCCTGCGGCATTGAACACATCATGTCTCTGGAGGAAATTTCCAGATTCCAGTTGCTCACGGACCATGTCCGGAAGTACTGA